A window from Desulfovibrio subterraneus encodes these proteins:
- a CDS encoding MauE/DoxX family redox-associated membrane protein: MTAIHRKNGPWGNVKSLLPLVVRLALAAVYIYAGVGKLMDIEAFARVVEEYRILPQPLPALVALVLPLVEVVAGAALVFNVRGSLTAITGMTVLFMGVLAYAIAAGLTIGDCGCFEPGELPEGVEDGSMLKTAFWRDAGLLLGCLYLYWSGRSDSNVMSCQEIEETV, from the coding sequence ATGACTGCAATCCATAGAAAAAACGGCCCGTGGGGCAATGTGAAATCGCTGCTCCCCTTGGTCGTGCGTCTGGCTCTTGCGGCCGTCTATATCTATGCCGGTGTCGGCAAGCTCATGGACATTGAAGCCTTTGCGCGCGTGGTGGAGGAATATCGCATTCTTCCGCAGCCTCTTCCGGCGCTTGTGGCTCTGGTGCTGCCTCTTGTGGAGGTGGTGGCCGGTGCCGCACTGGTGTTCAATGTCCGGGGCAGCCTTACCGCCATAACCGGAATGACGGTGCTTTTCATGGGCGTGCTCGCCTATGCCATTGCCGCCGGATTGACCATAGGCGACTGCGGCTGCTTTGAGCCGGGGGAGTTGCCTGAAGGCGTTGAGGATGGTTCCATGCTCAAGACTGCCTTCTGGCGCGATGCCGGATTGCTGCTGGGGTGTCTGTATCTTTACTGGTCGGGAAGGTCCGACTCCAACGTGATGTCCTGTCAAGAAATCGAGGAGACAGTATGA
- a CDS encoding phosphoglycerate kinase, with protein MAVLKMADLDLSGKRVLIRQDLNVPIKEGKITSMKRINASVPTLRLALEKGAAVIVMSHLGRPTEGEYAEEFSLKPVAAALSEALGMEVPCVANWLDGLNVRPGQVVLCENVRFNKGEKKDDEALGKKMAALCDVFVMDAFGTAHRAQATTSAVARFAPVACAGPLMVQELEALGKALGTPARPVVGIIGGSKVSGKLTLLDNLSSKVDRLIVGGGIANTFIRAAGFNVGKSLYEEELVAEAKRLMEAAKAAGGEIPVPVDVVVGKEFSETAEAVLKPVDAVADDEMILDIGPATSKLYDEILSKAGTIVWNGPVGVFEIDQFGAGTKALCESVANSPAFSIAGGGDTVSAVGKYKVADRISYISTGGGAFLEFLEGKVLPAVAVLEERAKG; from the coding sequence ATGGCAGTGCTGAAAATGGCTGACCTCGATCTTTCCGGCAAGCGTGTACTTATCCGTCAGGACCTGAACGTGCCCATCAAGGAGGGAAAGATCACCTCCATGAAGCGCATCAACGCCTCGGTGCCGACCCTGCGTCTGGCGCTGGAAAAGGGCGCCGCCGTCATCGTCATGTCCCACCTCGGACGGCCCACCGAAGGCGAATATGCGGAAGAATTTTCTCTCAAACCCGTGGCTGCCGCACTGAGCGAAGCACTGGGCATGGAAGTGCCTTGCGTAGCAAACTGGTTGGACGGTCTAAACGTACGCCCCGGCCAGGTTGTGCTGTGCGAGAACGTGCGCTTCAACAAGGGTGAGAAGAAGGATGATGAAGCGCTTGGCAAGAAGATGGCTGCCCTGTGCGATGTGTTTGTGATGGATGCCTTTGGCACCGCACACCGTGCACAGGCAACCACCAGTGCTGTTGCCCGTTTTGCTCCCGTGGCCTGCGCAGGGCCTCTGATGGTGCAGGAACTGGAAGCACTGGGCAAGGCCCTTGGCACGCCTGCCCGCCCTGTGGTGGGCATTATCGGCGGTTCCAAGGTGTCCGGCAAGCTGACTCTGCTCGACAACCTTTCTTCCAAGGTGGACCGTCTTATCGTGGGTGGCGGCATTGCCAACACATTTATCCGTGCGGCCGGTTTCAACGTGGGCAAGTCCCTGTATGAAGAAGAGCTTGTTGCCGAGGCAAAGCGCCTGATGGAAGCCGCAAAGGCTGCCGGTGGCGAAATTCCCGTGCCTGTGGACGTTGTTGTGGGCAAGGAGTTTTCCGAAACCGCCGAAGCCGTGCTCAAGCCTGTGGATGCCGTGGCCGACGACGAGATGATTCTGGACATCGGCCCTGCAACCTCCAAGCTGTATGACGAAATACTCTCCAAGGCCGGAACCATTGTCTGGAACGGTCCCGTGGGTGTGTTTGAAATCGACCAGTTCGGTGCAGGCACCAAGGCCCTGTGCGAATCCGTTGCCAACAGCCCCGCATTCTCCATTGCCGGTGGCGGCGATACGGTTTCCGCCGTGGGCAAATACAAGGTGGCCGATCGCATTTCCTACATCTCCACCGGTGGCGGTGCCTTCCTCGAATTCCTCGAAGGCAAGGTTTTGCCCGCTGTGGCGGTGCTTGAAGAGCGCGCCAAGGGCTAG
- the tkt gene encoding transketolase: MPSRKHLANAVRALSMDAVQKAKSGHPGAPMGMADIAEVLWNDFLKHNPVNPHWYDRDRFVLSNGHGSMLIYSLLHLSGYDLSMDEIRNFRQMGSKTPGHPEYGICPGVETTTGPLGQGIATAVGMAMGERLMAAQFNREGFEVVDHNTWVFLGDGCMMEGISHEACSLAGTLGLGKLTAFWDDNGISIDGKVDDWFADDTPARFEAYGWHVVRGVDGHDGEAVRKAVLEAQAVTGKPSLICCKTVIGCGSPNKGGSSSTHGSPLGDEEIALTRKNIGWDYPPFEIPADVYKGWDAREAGIARETAWNDLFAAYKAAHPELAAEFERRMQGDLPADWEAHVAKTLADFNAAGETLATRIASQKALAALGVKLPEMVGGSADLTGSVGTKWANSVVLKPGNWNGNYVSYGVREFAMGAIMNGMALHGGLLPYAGTFLIFSDYAKNAIRLSALMGIRTIWVLTHDSIGVGEDGPTHQPVEQVAGLRLIPNCHVWRPCDTVECTEAWRSAVEFKTGPSCFSLTRQNLPFMQRSEGALANIKRGGYVLRDCEGTPELILIASGSEVGLAAQAAEKMTAAGRKVRVVSMPCTNVFDAQDAAYKESVLPAAVTARVAVESASADFWWKYVGLNGAVVGMTTFGESAPGAQLFSHFGFTVDNVVATAEKVLK; the protein is encoded by the coding sequence ATGCCCTCTCGTAAGCATCTCGCCAACGCCGTCCGCGCCCTGAGCATGGACGCAGTCCAGAAAGCCAAGTCCGGTCACCCCGGTGCGCCCATGGGCATGGCCGATATCGCCGAAGTTCTGTGGAACGACTTCCTGAAGCACAACCCCGTCAACCCTCACTGGTATGACAGGGACCGTTTTGTGCTCTCCAACGGGCACGGTTCCATGCTCATCTATTCCCTGCTGCACCTCAGCGGCTACGATCTGAGCATGGATGAAATCAGAAACTTCCGCCAGATGGGCTCCAAGACTCCCGGTCACCCCGAATACGGCATCTGCCCCGGTGTGGAAACCACCACCGGTCCTCTGGGACAGGGCATTGCCACCGCAGTGGGCATGGCCATGGGCGAACGCCTGATGGCCGCGCAGTTCAACCGCGAAGGCTTTGAAGTTGTCGACCACAATACCTGGGTATTCCTTGGCGACGGCTGCATGATGGAAGGCATTTCCCACGAAGCCTGTTCCCTTGCCGGAACCCTCGGCCTGGGCAAGCTGACCGCCTTCTGGGACGACAACGGCATTTCCATCGACGGCAAGGTTGACGACTGGTTTGCCGATGACACCCCCGCCCGTTTCGAAGCCTACGGCTGGCACGTTGTGCGCGGTGTTGACGGTCACGACGGCGAAGCTGTCCGCAAGGCAGTGCTGGAAGCACAGGCTGTGACCGGCAAGCCCAGTCTCATCTGCTGCAAGACCGTGATCGGCTGCGGTTCCCCCAACAAGGGCGGTTCCTCTTCCACCCACGGCTCTCCCCTCGGCGATGAAGAAATTGCACTGACCCGCAAGAACATCGGCTGGGACTATCCGCCTTTCGAGATTCCTGCCGACGTATACAAGGGCTGGGATGCCCGCGAAGCCGGTATTGCCCGCGAAACCGCATGGAACGACCTGTTTGCCGCATACAAGGCTGCCCATCCCGAACTGGCTGCCGAGTTCGAGCGCCGCATGCAGGGCGACCTGCCCGCAGACTGGGAAGCACACGTAGCCAAAACGCTGGCCGACTTCAATGCCGCCGGTGAAACTCTGGCCACCCGCATCGCTTCCCAGAAGGCTCTTGCCGCGCTGGGTGTGAAGCTGCCCGAAATGGTGGGCGGTTCCGCCGACCTGACCGGTTCCGTAGGCACCAAGTGGGCCAATTCCGTGGTGCTCAAGCCCGGTAACTGGAACGGCAACTATGTTTCCTACGGCGTGCGCGAGTTCGCCATGGGTGCCATCATGAACGGCATGGCCCTGCACGGCGGCCTTCTGCCTTACGCCGGCACCTTCCTCATTTTCTCCGACTACGCCAAGAACGCCATCCGCCTTTCCGCGCTCATGGGCATCCGCACCATATGGGTGCTGACCCACGACTCCATCGGCGTCGGCGAAGACGGCCCCACCCACCAGCCGGTGGAACAGGTTGCCGGTCTGCGCCTCATCCCCAACTGCCATGTATGGCGCCCCTGCGATACCGTGGAGTGCACCGAGGCATGGCGTAGCGCTGTGGAATTCAAGACCGGTCCTTCCTGCTTCTCGCTGACCCGTCAGAACCTTCCCTTCATGCAGCGCAGCGAAGGGGCTCTGGCAAACATCAAGCGCGGCGGCTACGTGCTGCGTGATTGCGAAGGCACCCCCGAACTGATTCTCATCGCTTCCGGTTCCGAAGTGGGCCTTGCCGCACAGGCAGCGGAAAAGATGACTGCCGCAGGCCGTAAGGTGCGCGTGGTTTCCATGCCCTGCACCAACGTCTTTGACGCGCAGGATGCCGCCTACAAGGAAAGCGTGCTGCCCGCAGCCGTTACTGCCCGCGTGGCAGTTGAATCCGCTTCTGCCGATTTCTGGTGGAAGTACGTGGGCCTGAACGGTGCCGTGGTGGGCATGACCACCTTCGGCGAATCCGCTCCCGGCGCACAGCTCTTCAGCCACTTCGGCTTCACCGTGGACAACGTTGTTGCCACGGCGGAAAAGGTGCTGAAGTAG
- the rpe gene encoding ribulose-phosphate 3-epimerase produces MILSPSLLSSDYGRLADELAALEAAGCKWVHWDVMDGSFVPNITLGAPIIKRLRKASKLFFDVHLMVDRPERYIGDFVDAGSDMIVVHAESTAHVERALAEIKRQGVQCGVALNPHTPLTVLDYVLDQLDMVLLMSVNPGFGGQKFLPFTMRKIEDLSAMIKARGLKTLIQVDGGVDPDNTAELVRRGADVLVSGSAFFGFPPYAERLKTFEAAAAKA; encoded by the coding sequence ATGATTCTTTCCCCTTCGTTGCTGTCGTCGGACTACGGCAGACTGGCTGATGAACTGGCCGCTCTGGAAGCTGCTGGATGCAAGTGGGTGCACTGGGATGTCATGGATGGCTCCTTCGTGCCGAACATCACCCTTGGCGCGCCCATCATCAAGCGCCTGCGCAAGGCCAGCAAGCTGTTCTTTGACGTGCATCTGATGGTTGACCGTCCCGAACGCTATATCGGCGACTTTGTGGACGCCGGTTCCGACATGATTGTCGTGCATGCCGAATCCACCGCGCATGTGGAACGTGCTCTTGCCGAGATCAAGCGGCAGGGCGTGCAGTGCGGCGTGGCACTGAACCCGCATACCCCGCTCACCGTGCTGGACTATGTGCTGGACCAGCTGGATATGGTGCTGCTCATGAGCGTGAACCCCGGCTTCGGCGGCCAGAAGTTCCTGCCCTTTACCATGCGCAAGATTGAAGACCTTTCCGCCATGATAAAGGCCCGCGGTCTGAAGACCCTGATTCAGGTGGACGGCGGTGTGGACCCCGACAACACTGCAGAGCTGGTCCGGCGTGGTGCAGACGTGCTGGTTTCCGGTTCCGCGTTCTTCGGATTCCCCCCCTACGCCGAGCGTCTGAAGACCTTCGAAGCCGCAGCCGCCAAGGCATAA
- the pheT gene encoding phenylalanine--tRNA ligase subunit beta, whose product MLLSLKWLREFVPFEGTPQELGDKLTMLGLELEEIIHPFAAIKDMVVGHVLECVKHPEAEKLSVCTVDVGEAEPLTIVCGAPNVAKGQKVPVAKVGTTMPDGMQIKKAKLRGQPSHGMICSERELGLSEDHDGIMVLPGDFVPGANLVESLDLDEVVLDISITPNRADGLSVLGLAREVALAFDLPLTMPSFELKESGEDCSRDVAIEIADPDQCPVFHGRILEGFKVGKSPAWLRYRLVAIGLRPISNMVDITNYVMMELGQPMHAYDLDLLEGNRIVVDFANEGETFVTLDGQERSMKESDLMIKDDVRSVGIAGVMGGLNTEMNDESTRVFLEAAVFRPGSVRKTARRLGLSSDASYRFERGVDQVNCLFAMNRAASMMAELSGAALRPGICKSEPRPWKAPVLRFRPERARDLLGVDIADAFCRKTLEKLGCSVDVSDAADWKIIPPSHRQDYEREADLIEEVARVYGMDNIAPVLPKVSRPLEARDDARNEYLFWAKIKRWASGLGLNEVINYSFVGQKDLDHLGLPKEPRIPIMNPLTAEQDVLRTELAPGLLQNLRHNLAQGNTGLRLFELAHIFEADSTSDTTARESGRLNMLVYGDRYDAEWPQVQAEADYQDIKGYAEHLLAHLHLGRPAFELEKDHSWMSPCVSVTVAGTRVGVIGRVKPEIADAYHAKKDVWMADLDTDLLCDLHARNAIEFQSLPVYPPSRRDITVMAPATLNVQAVIDHVEGMKLPLLKNIVLIDVFVPKAEEGKDAERNLTYRLTFRHASKTLTDKEVDKERAKVAESLQKALAVRI is encoded by the coding sequence ATGCTGTTGAGTCTCAAATGGCTGCGTGAATTCGTTCCCTTCGAAGGCACTCCCCAGGAGCTTGGCGACAAGCTCACCATGCTGGGGCTTGAGCTGGAAGAGATCATCCATCCCTTTGCCGCCATCAAGGACATGGTCGTCGGCCATGTGCTGGAATGCGTCAAGCATCCTGAAGCCGAAAAGCTCTCCGTCTGCACCGTGGACGTGGGCGAGGCCGAACCGCTGACCATTGTGTGCGGCGCCCCCAACGTGGCCAAGGGCCAGAAGGTGCCTGTTGCCAAGGTGGGCACCACCATGCCCGACGGCATGCAGATCAAGAAGGCCAAGCTGCGTGGCCAGCCCTCGCACGGCATGATCTGTTCCGAGCGTGAGCTGGGTCTCTCCGAAGACCACGACGGCATCATGGTTCTGCCCGGAGACTTTGTCCCCGGTGCCAATCTCGTGGAATCTCTTGATCTTGATGAAGTGGTGCTGGATATTTCCATCACCCCCAACCGTGCAGACGGTCTGTCGGTGCTCGGCCTTGCCCGTGAAGTGGCACTGGCCTTTGATCTGCCGCTGACCATGCCTTCCTTCGAACTGAAGGAATCCGGCGAAGACTGCTCGCGCGATGTCGCCATCGAGATTGCCGACCCCGACCAGTGCCCCGTGTTCCACGGCCGCATTCTTGAAGGTTTCAAGGTTGGCAAAAGCCCCGCGTGGCTGCGCTACCGCCTTGTTGCCATCGGCCTGCGCCCCATTTCCAACATGGTGGACATCACCAACTATGTGATGATGGAACTGGGCCAGCCCATGCACGCCTATGACCTTGATCTGCTGGAAGGCAACCGCATCGTGGTTGATTTCGCCAACGAAGGCGAAACCTTCGTCACGCTGGACGGTCAGGAACGCTCCATGAAGGAGTCTGACCTGATGATCAAGGACGATGTACGCAGTGTGGGCATTGCCGGTGTCATGGGCGGTCTGAATACCGAAATGAACGACGAGTCCACCCGCGTCTTCCTTGAAGCCGCCGTGTTCCGTCCCGGTTCCGTGCGCAAGACTGCGCGCCGTCTCGGCCTTTCTTCCGATGCGTCCTACCGCTTTGAGCGTGGTGTGGATCAGGTGAACTGCCTGTTCGCCATGAACCGTGCCGCCTCCATGATGGCGGAGCTTTCCGGTGCTGCGCTGCGCCCCGGTATCTGCAAGTCCGAACCCCGTCCGTGGAAGGCGCCGGTGCTGCGTTTCCGCCCCGAGCGTGCCCGCGACCTGCTGGGCGTGGACATTGCCGATGCCTTCTGCCGCAAGACGCTGGAAAAGCTCGGCTGCTCCGTGGACGTTTCCGACGCTGCCGACTGGAAGATCATTCCTCCCAGCCATCGTCAGGACTACGAACGCGAGGCTGACCTTATTGAAGAAGTGGCACGCGTATACGGCATGGACAACATTGCCCCCGTGCTGCCCAAGGTGAGCCGTCCTCTGGAAGCCCGCGACGATGCCCGCAACGAATATCTTTTCTGGGCCAAGATCAAGCGCTGGGCCAGCGGCCTCGGTCTGAACGAAGTCATCAACTATTCCTTTGTGGGACAGAAGGACCTCGATCACCTCGGCCTGCCCAAGGAGCCCCGCATTCCCATCATGAATCCGCTGACCGCGGAGCAGGATGTGCTGCGTACCGAACTGGCTCCCGGCCTGCTGCAGAACCTGCGCCACAACCTTGCGCAGGGCAACACCGGTCTGCGTCTCTTCGAACTTGCACACATCTTCGAAGCCGACAGCACTTCCGATACCACCGCCCGTGAATCAGGCCGCCTGAACATGCTTGTGTACGGCGACCGGTATGATGCCGAGTGGCCTCAGGTGCAGGCAGAAGCCGATTATCAGGATATCAAGGGCTATGCGGAACATCTGCTGGCTCACCTGCATCTCGGCCGTCCTGCTTTCGAGCTTGAGAAGGACCACAGCTGGATGTCTCCCTGCGTCTCCGTGACCGTGGCTGGCACCCGTGTGGGCGTTATCGGCCGCGTGAAGCCGGAAATTGCCGATGCCTACCATGCGAAGAAGGATGTGTGGATGGCTGACCTCGATACCGACCTGCTGTGCGACCTGCACGCCAGAAACGCCATCGAGTTCCAGTCGCTGCCCGTGTATCCGCCTTCGCGCCGCGACATTACGGTCATGGCTCCTGCCACGCTCAACGTGCAGGCCGTGATTGATCATGTGGAAGGCATGAAGCTGCCGCTGCTGAAGAACATCGTGCTTATCGACGTGTTCGTTCCCAAGGCGGAAGAGGGCAAGGACGCGGAACGCAACCTGACGTATCGCCTGACCTTCCGCCACGCAAGCAAGACGCTTACGGACAAGGAAGTGGACAAGGAACGCGCAAAGGTGGCAGAATCGCTGCAAAAGGCGCTGGCTGTCCGCATTTAG
- the pheS gene encoding phenylalanine--tRNA ligase subunit alpha produces MNLTHELEGLVQELQSGLDQASSLEALEELRVAFLGRKGRLAQIMQRLPELSPEDRPAVGKTANIVKQQLTELLDGRTAALSRAAEDARLALFDPTIPGRQPWQGSLHPVTLVMTEICDIFRGLGYDIVTGPEVENDFYNFEALNMPSDHPARDMQDTLYVTEEILMRTHTSPLQIRTMKERKPPVAAIAPGKVYRRDSDLTHTPMFHQIEGFMVDHKVSMAELRGTLTAFLQAVFGGNTKVRFRPSFFPFTEPSAEVDISCCICGGKGTVNGAPCRVCKQTGWVEILGCGMIDPEVFKSVGYDPELYSGFAFGLGVERVTMLKYGIGDLRMFFENDVRFLNQFV; encoded by the coding sequence ATGAACCTGACCCATGAACTTGAAGGCCTGGTCCAGGAGCTCCAAAGCGGCCTGGACCAGGCCTCTTCATTGGAAGCTCTGGAAGAGCTGCGCGTTGCGTTTCTCGGTCGTAAGGGCCGTCTCGCACAGATAATGCAGCGTCTTCCCGAGTTGTCGCCTGAGGATCGCCCCGCTGTCGGCAAAACCGCCAACATAGTCAAGCAGCAGCTCACCGAGCTTCTGGATGGTCGCACCGCTGCGCTTTCCCGAGCTGCCGAAGACGCACGGCTCGCGCTTTTCGACCCTACCATTCCCGGTCGTCAGCCGTGGCAGGGCTCTCTGCATCCCGTAACCCTCGTCATGACCGAGATCTGTGATATATTCAGAGGACTCGGCTACGATATCGTGACAGGGCCGGAAGTGGAGAACGACTTCTACAACTTTGAAGCCCTTAACATGCCGTCGGATCACCCCGCACGCGACATGCAGGATACCCTCTATGTTACCGAGGAAATCCTTATGCGTACGCATACGTCGCCGCTGCAGATCCGTACCATGAAAGAGCGCAAGCCCCCCGTGGCCGCCATTGCCCCCGGCAAGGTGTATCGCCGCGACTCCGACCTGACCCACACCCCCATGTTCCATCAGATCGAGGGATTCATGGTGGACCACAAGGTGAGCATGGCGGAACTGCGTGGCACGCTTACCGCCTTCCTGCAGGCGGTGTTTGGCGGCAACACGAAGGTGCGCTTCCGCCCCAGCTTCTTCCCCTTTACCGAGCCCAGTGCCGAAGTGGACATTTCCTGCTGCATCTGCGGCGGAAAGGGTACCGTGAACGGGGCTCCCTGCCGCGTCTGCAAGCAGACCGGCTGGGTGGAGATTCTGGGTTGCGGCATGATCGATCCCGAAGTCTTCAAGTCCGTCGGCTACGATCCGGAATTGTATTCCGGCTTCGCCTTCGGTCTTGGCGTGGAGCGCGTGACCATGCTCAAGTATGGTATAGGCGACCTGCGCATGTTCTTCGAGAACGATGTGCGGTTCCTGAACCAGTTCGTGTAA
- the rplT gene encoding 50S ribosomal protein L20 — protein MRVKRGMAAHRRHKRYLKLAKGYRGARSKLYRTAREAVENALVYSYRDRKVKKREFRKLWILRINAGARLHGISYSKFIHGLNLAGIELNRKVLADLAVREKEDFAKLAELAKSKLN, from the coding sequence ATGCGCGTCAAGAGAGGCATGGCTGCACATCGCCGCCATAAAAGATATCTGAAGTTGGCCAAGGGCTACCGCGGAGCCCGTTCCAAACTGTACCGCACTGCACGCGAAGCAGTTGAGAACGCATTAGTATACTCCTACCGCGACCGTAAGGTCAAAAAGCGTGAATTCCGCAAGCTCTGGATTCTTCGTATCAACGCAGGCGCACGTCTGCACGGTATCTCCTACAGCAAGTTCATCCATGGCCTGAACCTGGCCGGTATTGAACTGAACCGCAAGGTCCTCGCCGACCTCGCAGTTCGGGAAAAGGAAGATTTCGCCAAGCTGGCGGAACTTGCCAAATCCAAACTCAATTAG
- the rpmI gene encoding 50S ribosomal protein L35 → MPKIKTKRCAAKRFSVTGSGKFRRRKQNLRHILTKKSAKRKMNLGQSAIVDSTNEKAVRRMMPYA, encoded by the coding sequence ATGCCCAAGATCAAAACCAAGCGTTGCGCTGCAAAGCGCTTCTCTGTGACCGGCAGCGGCAAGTTCCGTCGCCGCAAGCAGAACCTGCGTCACATCCTGACGAAGAAGAGTGCGAAGCGTAAGATGAATCTCGGTCAGTCCGCTATCGTGGACTCTACCAACGAGAAAGCAGTACGCCGCATGATGCCCTACGCCTAA
- the infC gene encoding translation initiation factor IF-3 codes for MTRRNEQIRAREVRVIDDQGEQLGILNRNAAIDLAKERGFDLVEVAANAEPPVCKIMDYGKFKFEQSKKKQEAKRNATVVQIKEIKVRPKTDEHDYQTKLKHIRRFLEEGDRCKVTVFFRGREIVHKDRGQVILERVVEDTRDIAKVEQAPSSEGRTLHMLLVPLPKK; via the coding sequence ATGACGCGTCGCAACGAACAGATTCGTGCGCGCGAAGTGCGTGTTATCGATGATCAGGGCGAGCAGTTGGGGATTTTGAACCGTAACGCCGCCATCGACCTCGCCAAAGAGCGTGGGTTTGATCTTGTCGAAGTTGCCGCCAATGCAGAACCGCCGGTCTGCAAGATCATGGACTATGGCAAGTTTAAGTTTGAACAGAGCAAGAAAAAGCAGGAAGCCAAGCGTAATGCTACGGTTGTGCAGATCAAGGAAATCAAGGTTCGCCCCAAGACGGACGAGCACGATTACCAGACCAAGCTCAAGCACATCCGCAGGTTCCTTGAAGAAGGCGACCGCTGCAAGGTGACGGTATTCTTCCGTGGGCGCGAAATCGTCCATAAGGATCGCGGGCAGGTCATTCTTGAGCGTGTGGTTGAAGATACCAGAGACATCGCCAAGGTTGAGCAGGCTCCGAGTTCGGAAGGCCGTACCCTGCATATGCTGCTGGTACCCCTGCCGAAAAAATAG
- the thrS gene encoding threonine--tRNA ligase produces MNVSIEGQVVEVAADAVCRDALKEALSGKKLKQVLAVKCGDSMLDLTATIPAGCETLTPVYIDTPEGLDLLRHSTAHIMADAVKRLFPDVKVTIGPSIENGFYYDFDFSRSFTPEDLEAIEGEMAKIIEAAQPFERSVCSKEEAKKLFEEMGESYKLELIDAVPDDVVSLYRHGDFVDLCRGPHIPDTSFIKAFKLMSVAGAYWRGNEKNRMLSRIYGTAFSDPKELKKYLTMLEEAKKRDHRKLGAQLDLFSFQEEGGAGMAYWHPKGALIRTVIEDFERKEHLKRGYDIVQGPQILKRELWERSGHYANYRENMYFTEIDETPYGVKPMNCLAHMLIYKSQLRSYRELPKRFFELGVVHRHEKSGVLHGLMRVRQFTQDDAHIICRPDQLQDEIIGVLDFVRDVMGVFGFEYTLELSTRPEKSIGSDADWDLATNALTEALVRVGLPYAINEGDGAFYGPKIDIKLRDCLGREWQCATVQCDFTLPDRFDLVYIGEDGERHRPVMVHRVILGSVERFIGILTEHFAGAFPTWIAPVQARLLPITDAHADFALKAKDILAKQGIRVEADVRNEKLGFKVREAQVAKIPYMLVIGDKEVESEGVSVRPRKGEDLGFKTLEEVVELIKADCEEPFNNGGMSYRFS; encoded by the coding sequence GTGAACGTGTCTATCGAAGGACAGGTTGTTGAGGTCGCCGCGGACGCTGTCTGTCGCGACGCCCTGAAGGAAGCATTGAGCGGAAAGAAGCTCAAGCAAGTGTTGGCGGTCAAGTGCGGCGATTCCATGCTTGATCTCACTGCCACTATTCCCGCAGGTTGCGAAACCCTCACCCCTGTTTACATAGACACTCCCGAGGGCCTGGATCTGCTTAGGCACTCCACGGCCCACATCATGGCAGATGCAGTAAAGCGCCTGTTCCCTGACGTGAAGGTGACCATTGGTCCCTCCATCGAAAACGGCTTCTACTACGACTTCGATTTCAGCCGCTCCTTCACCCCCGAAGACCTCGAAGCCATCGAGGGCGAAATGGCCAAGATCATCGAAGCTGCCCAGCCCTTCGAGCGCTCCGTGTGCTCCAAGGAAGAGGCGAAGAAGCTGTTCGAAGAAATGGGCGAGAGCTACAAGCTCGAACTGATCGACGCAGTGCCTGATGATGTGGTTTCCCTGTACCGGCATGGCGACTTTGTCGACCTGTGCCGCGGCCCCCATATTCCTGACACCAGCTTCATCAAGGCATTCAAGCTTATGAGTGTGGCAGGGGCCTACTGGCGCGGTAACGAAAAGAACCGCATGCTTTCCCGCATTTACGGTACCGCCTTCAGCGACCCCAAGGAGCTGAAGAAGTACCTGACCATGCTGGAAGAAGCGAAAAAGCGCGATCACCGCAAGCTCGGTGCCCAGCTCGACCTGTTCAGCTTCCAGGAGGAAGGTGGCGCAGGTATGGCTTACTGGCATCCTAAGGGCGCGCTGATCCGTACCGTGATCGAAGATTTTGAACGCAAAGAGCACCTGAAGCGCGGGTACGATATCGTGCAGGGTCCGCAGATTCTCAAGCGCGAACTCTGGGAACGTTCCGGCCACTACGCCAACTACCGTGAAAACATGTATTTCACGGAAATTGACGAAACTCCGTATGGCGTAAAGCCCATGAACTGCCTCGCGCACATGCTGATCTACAAGTCGCAGCTGCGCAGCTATCGCGAACTGCCCAAGCGTTTCTTCGAGCTTGGTGTGGTGCATCGTCATGAAAAATCCGGTGTGCTGCACGGCCTTATGCGCGTGCGTCAGTTCACGCAGGACGATGCGCACATCATCTGCCGTCCCGACCAGCTGCAGGACGAAATCATCGGCGTGCTCGACTTCGTGCGCGACGTGATGGGCGTGTTCGGCTTCGAGTATACTCTCGAGCTGTCCACCCGTCCTGAAAAGTCCATTGGTTCCGATGCCGACTGGGATCTGGCCACCAATGCACTGACCGAAGCTCTGGTCCGCGTGGGTCTGCCCTATGCCATCAACGAGGGCGACGGCGCGTTCTACGGCCCCAAGATCGACATCAAGCTGCGCGATTGTCTTGGCCGCGAATGGCAGTGCGCAACTGTGCAGTGTGATTTTACCTTGCCTGATCGTTTTGACTTGGTGTACATCGGGGAGGATGGTGAACGGCATAGACCAGTTATGGTTCATCGCGTCATTCTCGGTTCTGTGGAACGCTTCATCGGCATCCTGACCGAACATTTTGCAGGTGCTTTCCCCACTTGGATTGCACCTGTTCAGGCACGCCTGCTTCCCATTACCGACGCACATGCTGATTTCGCCCTGAAAGCGAAAGACATTCTGGCCAAGCAGGGTATCCGTGTAGAGGCCGATGTCCGCAACGAGAAACTGGGCTTTAAGGTTCGTGAGGCACAGGTTGCGAAGATCCCCTATATGCTTGTCATCGGGGATAAGGAGGTGGAGTCTGAAGGTGTGAGTGTCCGCCCTCGCAAGGGTGAGGACCTCGGCTTCAAGACTCTTGAGGAAGTGGTAGAGCTTATTAAGGCTGATTGTGAGGAACCGTTCAACAACGGAGGGATGAGCTATCGCTTTTCCTAA